The genomic interval ATCGGAGAACCAGCTCGAAGGATCCATCCCAGTCTCTAATGGAACCACTACACCTGGTCTTGATATGCTTTTTGGCGCAAAGCATTTGTATGTCAGCtgtttttacattttatttatttttgagctttataacttctttttttttttttgtgatgtAGATCTTTACAACTTCTTGCTTACATGAATTTGTGCTGTTTCAAAATCATTGACCATCTACAGTCATCTTGGGAACAATAAACTCCAGGGTCGTATTCCCAGTCAGCTGTTCAACTCAAATATGACTTTGCAACATGTGTAAGTCCCTATATTCTTTCTCTCTATTTCTTTAACATCCTTATTTCTCTTGATGAAAGTTGTGCAGATGGTTTTCCTACCCATATGTGTAGTAAATAAAACTACCGAGTGAATATAGTATTGAGTGATCATTGCCAGTATAAACATTCTGACATTTTTTTTGCCACTTGCCAGGCTTTTGGACAGCAACAAGCTTACTGGTGAAATTCCTGAGACTATTGGACTTGTCCAAACTTTGGAGGTGTTGTGAGTATCTACTTGCATTCGCAAGACTTAGTAATTTCATAATAGATATTACCTGATTTCAAGTTTCTTTGGACATGATTTCAAGTAACTTATGCCATACTTTGCCAACAGGCGCCTGGATAGAAACATATTGACAGGAGCAGTGCCTGTCAACATTACCAATCTTGTAAATGTCACTGACCTGTAAGGAGAACAAAACAAATAATCCAACTCAGCTTTAGCTTGTTTAGGAGTAATATTGTTTTACATGAGAATGTCACTCTAAAGTTTTCAGTTGTTGGCTTCTTCAGGCTGTTGTCCAACAATAAGCTGTCTGGTCCTATTCCCAACCTCAGCAGCATGAAGTTCCTTACTTATGTGTAAGTGATTCATTGATTTGATTACTCCCATGTAGAGCCAGGCCAAGTAGacaatttaaaagtaatatctCCAAAAAATGCAATCTTTCATAGCCAATCTTAATATTACACTTTTTTCATTATTGCTAAAATAATATCAGGGATATGAGCAACAATAGTTTTGATTCATCAGCTTTCCCTGCATGGATTTCATCATTACTCTCTTTGACAACAATGTAAGCTTTCTTTGACGACAATGCAAAACCTGGAATTATTTTCTAAGATTCATAAACAAGTTACAGCATTGATAGACAATGTATTTCATGATATGCTTGACAGATCAATGGAAGGCACACAACTTCAAGGGCCAGTTCCTGTTTCTCTTTTCAGCCTCCCCAATTTAGAAACTGTGTGAGTTCTCCCATTAATCTTAAGCTTTCTAATATCATGAAAGAAAGTAGTGAATTTTGAATGAAACAATCTCTTGTTTTCTTATTTCTGTGGCCAGTGCAAGGACCATagtgtatattattatatagagtATAAGATAATTTATCTAATTTATGGTGGTGACAGGGTACTACGAGAAAACCAGCTTACAGGAGCATTGAATCTGGGAGCCAGCTATAGTAGCCGACTTACGCTAGTAGATATGCAGAATAATCAAATTAGTGAGGCTCCAAGAGTCATAGAAGGAAACATTACTTTGATGTAGGCCACATTCCTCAAATATTGTGGCCACTTCTAGGAAATTATGGCTTGTGGTAATGCTGTAGTTTTTAACtcatttgattttgaatattttttttctacagACTCACAAATAACCCAGTTTGCCCAGAAACGGGAGAGGCAAAAAGTTACTGCCTGGCCCATGTTCCTGATACCTCTTATTCAGTGCCACCTGTAATATGTAAACCAATTATCTGCAGTTCAGGCCAAGTTTTAAGCCCTCACTGCAGTTGCGCTTATCCGTACAAGGGAACATTTATGTTTAGAAGTATTTCCTTCTCAGATTTGAGAAACTCGAACTATTTAATGGATCTTCAGGAGGGACTCATAAGTACTTTTGAGTCCAATAAATTGCCAGTGGATACAGTATCTGTAAATGATCCCACAATGGACTCATTGGCATATCTTAATGTGACCATAGAAATCTTCCCTTCAGGCGAAGATCGCTTTGATCGAACCGGAATTACTGGTATAGCATTTTTGCTTAGCAACCAGATTTTTAAAGCTCCACAGATGTATGGACCTTATGCTTTTATTGGTGATGACTATGTCAACTATGCAGGTACTACTGAAAGATACAAGTTTCCAATTGAACTAAACAatgatataattattaaattcaatGCTTGCACTTTGACTCTCATTCTCTCTGTGCTTTACCATGAAGTATCTCTTGAAAAAAGCAAGTCATCAAGCAGAGGCATTATTATTGGGGCAGCGGTTGGCGGTTCTATCCTTTTGCTATGCTTGGTCCTTGCTGGATTTTATGCATTCCATCAAAAGAAAAGAGCAAATAGAgcaattggaaacaatccattTGGTGAGATCAACATATATTTAGATTTCGGCAGCTTATAGTTAAAGAGACGGAGCATCATAAGTTAACTATATTGTTACAAAAATGCAGCACAATGGGACACAAACAAAACCCGGGGTGATGTTCCCCAGCTGAAAGGGGCACAATGGTTCTCGCTCGAAGAGCTTAAGAAATTTACCAACAACTTCTCAAAATTGAATGAGATTGGATCTGGCGGCTACGGCAAGGTTAATTTACTGTCTCTTAATTTCTATTAGTTATATATTAACTTTGATTTAATTTATGCTAGCCAAGCTACAAGCTTTTTTAAAGCAGCCATTTGTCCTCAACTTTACATCTCTGCTATGCAAACAAAGTAAAATCACTTTACATGTTGGCCTGTTTTCTCCCTCTTTCTCATAAACAAACTAATTTATTTGTTGTTCCTATCATCACAGGTATATAGGGGAATTCTTCCAACGGGTAAATTGATGGCAATTAAAAGAGCTCATAGAGAATCTATGCAGGGTGTGCCAGAATTTAGAACTGAGATTGAACTTTTATCAAGGGTACATCACAAGAACCTTGTCAGCCTAGTGGGTTTCTGTTTTGATCAAGGTGAACAACTGCTGGTCTATGAGTTTGTTCCAAATGGTACTTTGAGGGATACTCTATCAGGTACAAACACAAACTTTGATGTGGAGTTGTTCATTTTTCTAAGATTCTCAGCTTTTAATTTGTCAAGTAATTTGTTAATCTACCATACCTTCCGTGCCTGCTAAATGAGTGAACAAAGTCATAGCAACATGAAAGTAATAAGAATCGATCAAGCTGAAATAGCTGTAACATCTGAGACATTGTAGGAATTTGCTATTTATATCCTATGAGCATGCAAATGAGTTTTTTACTtgattttcacaattttttccaacataatatttctttattttgaatattatgtTCTCTATAGCCTCATGGATTTTTAAGTCAAAAGTATTTTGAGTATCTTTCCTTCTTGTATCTTTGTAGAGTGTGGGTAAACCTACTGCATTTATCCTTGAATACCATATAATTTTCCTTTATTTCCCATGAATGTAAAAgttctctctcactctctctcctAACATTTATAAAGTTGTGCAGGAAAGTCTGGAGTCAGGTTAGACTGGATAAAGAGACTTGAAATATCCCTGGGTGCAGCCAGAGGCATTGCCTATCTTCATGAGTATGCAAGTCCTCCCATAATACATAGGGACATTAAATCAACCAATATTTTACTAGATAAGCACTTAAAAGCCAAAGTTGCTGATTTTGGTCTCTCCAAAATTATGGGTGACTGCGAAAAGAGTCATGTCAGTACTCAAGTTAAAGGAACTGTGGTTAGTATGATTCTCTCTCAttccaaaaattttaattaaacaacAAAATGTGGTCAATATAACAGTAATAATCTAAATTCAGTTTggttatatgtattttcttctattctgTTGACCGGTGTATAGATTTGAAATGTGATTCACTATGAGTACTTGACTTGGTTTTATggatgttagaattttttaactATAGGATTTCAACAGAAAAATTTGCAACTGCCTTGGAAGAATTCGCAAAGAAATTTCAGTAATTAATGGTTTCTTTTTTCTACATGGGGGCGTATTTATGTACTATGTCAGCATGAATTCACATTCGACATTGAGAATTGATCTTTACATATATTGTTTGGAATTGGTGTAGGGATATTTGGATCCTGACTATTACATGACCAACCAGTTAACTGAGAAGAGTGATGTTTATAGCTTTGGAGTAGTCATGTTAGAAATAGTAACAGGACGAAGACCAATAGAGCAAGGGAAATACATCGTCAAAGAGGTTCGAATGCCTATGGATAAGACAAAAGATTTATACAACCTTCATGAAATTCTAGACAAAACTATTGTTGACTTTGGCATAGCACTTAAAGGTTTGGAAAAGTTTGTCGACTTGGCGTTGAGGTGTGTTGAAGATTCAGGAGCTGAAAGGCCTACAATGGGAGAGGTAGTGAAAGAGATAGAGAACATCATGCAGCTAGCTGGTGTGAACCCCAGAGCTGAATCAATAGCAACATCAGAAACTTATGAAGATGCTAGTATGCGGTATCATATTTACAACCCCGAGTTCTTTCCATATAGTGGTGACTTTCCACATCCAAGGTAGTAGCCTCCGCCAGTATAGCTGCAGTCAATGAATGTTTAAACTGGTATCAATTGACTGGTTGAGGGTGGCAGCTACTTTCATTAGAAACTTTTTTTTCTTGTACTTATCAGGACCTGTATTGTATTATGGAACCAAAATATGTAATGGAATATTTAACAAAAGTTTTAAACTTTTGGTGttattagaaagaaaatttgTAGAGAAACACTGTGTATAATTACAGAGAAAAGCAGATAGGCCATAACAGTCATTACATTCAAATTTATGGCCATGTTCCATGGTGTTTCTGTTTTAAATAttcttcccttttttttttctcttgaaaTTCCATATTGCTTCTTGGTGTCTAATATTCTAGATCTGTCATTGAAAGCTAAAAAAACCATAACCAATCAAATCTTAGAACTTCAAGACAGAATAGTCATACTTTTGATGCCTCTATAGAGCATATTGCTGTGTATAGAAAGCTACTAAACTTAGCTCATTGGTTTCTCCAACAGGGCTGAGAAGTACCAGTCATTCTTATCCATTCTGCGGTCTACATTCCTGCCAACATTCCATCTCAACTTATTAAACCCAACACGTTCAATTAGAGGGATGTAAGTTTGGTTCAGCTGGGGCCTGGTGCAGATGAAATGATCAAGCCAGAGAAGTCCCCCTGGCCTTAGTACCCTATAGATGTCATAGAATATGAACTCTAGATGGGTGTCTGGAATCCAATTACTCAGAACATGCATGGAATGAACAATATCCAGTGTGTT from Cannabis sativa cultivar Pink pepper isolate KNU-18-1 chromosome 4, ASM2916894v1, whole genome shotgun sequence carries:
- the LOC115712205 gene encoding leucine-rich repeat receptor protein kinase HPCA1; this encodes MIHRSLVLVLLALNQLLHVAGETEPQDYNALLSLMSSWENLSMNWEGQDPCGENWQGVWCSDSRVTKIILPSMNLVGTLPDNIQQLSELQSLVLSYNKNLGGLLPPSIGNLKKLENLALIDCNFYGPIPDSIGNLRQLNFLALNSNKFSGSIPSSIGYLSNLRWLDLSENQLEGSIPVSNGTTTPGLDMLFGAKHFHLGNNKLQGRIPSQLFNSNMTLQHVLLDSNKLTGEIPETIGLVQTLEVLRLDRNILTGAVPVNITNLVNVTDLLLSNNKLSGPIPNLSSMKFLTYVDMSNNSFDSSAFPAWISSLLSLTTISMEGTQLQGPVPVSLFSLPNLETVVLRENQLTGALNLGASYSSRLTLVDMQNNQISEAPRVIEGNITLILTNNPVCPETGEAKSYCLAHVPDTSYSVPPVICKPIICSSGQVLSPHCSCAYPYKGTFMFRSISFSDLRNSNYLMDLQEGLISTFESNKLPVDTVSVNDPTMDSLAYLNVTIEIFPSGEDRFDRTGITGIAFLLSNQIFKAPQMYGPYAFIGDDYVNYAVSLEKSKSSSRGIIIGAAVGGSILLLCLVLAGFYAFHQKKRANRAIGNNPFAQWDTNKTRGDVPQLKGAQWFSLEELKKFTNNFSKLNEIGSGGYGKVYRGILPTGKLMAIKRAHRESMQGVPEFRTEIELLSRVHHKNLVSLVGFCFDQGEQLLVYEFVPNGTLRDTLSGKSGVRLDWIKRLEISLGAARGIAYLHEYASPPIIHRDIKSTNILLDKHLKAKVADFGLSKIMGDCEKSHVSTQVKGTVGYLDPDYYMTNQLTEKSDVYSFGVVMLEIVTGRRPIEQGKYIVKEVRMPMDKTKDLYNLHEILDKTIVDFGIALKGLEKFVDLALRCVEDSGAERPTMGEVVKEIENIMQLAGVNPRAESIATSETYEDASMRYHIYNPEFFPYSGDFPHPR